GCAAGCGCGGCATGGGCTGGGCCGTCGGCACGGGCGTCGCCATCTTCGCCATCATCGCCGCGGCGTACTACGGCTACGGCCAAGGCCAGATCGACATCGCCGCGATGGGCAAGAAGATGATCGCCGCCGGCCTCGACGCGCCGTGGAAGCTCGCCGTCATGGCCGTCTACTGGTGCACGATCAACTCGCTGCTGGAAGAGTACGTCTGGCGCTGGTTCGTCTACGAAAAGTGCAAAGACCTCACACCGCGCCAGACCGTGCTGCCGATCCTGCTGTCGGCGACGTTCTTCACGGTCCACCACTTCCTGGCGCTCTTCGTCTACCTCCCGGGCCAGCTCCACCTCGTGCTGCTCGCGTCGCTGGGCGTATTCGTCGGCGGCGCGACGTGGTCGTGGCTTTACCTCAAGTCGAAGAACATCTACGCCGCGTATATCAGCCATGTGTTCGCCGACATCATCATCTTCTGGATCGCGTACCAGATCGCGTTCGGGGGTTGAGGGTTTTTCGACACAAGAAATGAAACCGCAGATGGACGCAGATGGACGCAGATGGACGCGGATGAACGCGGATAGGAAACCGCATGAAGAGCGACACGGTTCGTATGAGATGGTGGCCCCTCCCAGCGTTTTTCTACATCCTGCATGGGATCGTTGTCTTGATTTTTGGGGTAAGCAGCGCCGCCCTAACCGGGCCCAATGCGGATGCCGGTTCGATGGTCTGGCTCCTTTGGGTCTTGGTCGATTTTCCGATCGGCTATGCGGCGGTGATGATCGCGGATGATGCCTCAACCAACGGCATGGCCATTGCCATCGTCGCACTCATCGGCGGCATCCAGTGGATCATCTGGGGCTTGGCCGTCACACTTGTCATCCGCATGATCCAAACCTGGCAAGCGAAACGCCAGCGTTGGGCACAGCACCGCGCGAAGCACCCCCGCTAACCACTTTCCCCT
The sequence above is a segment of the Phycisphaeraceae bacterium D3-23 genome. Coding sequences within it:
- a CDS encoding CPBP family intramembrane metalloprotease, with the translated sequence MTDHADDFDSSPTRGPRGKAILALLLLVPAPTIGVLAPLWIPGLAETTAGKAVFLYAKIHLFLLPVLWTIFIDKRKPTIPRPSKRGMGWAVGTGVAIFAIIAAAYYGYGQGQIDIAAMGKKMIAAGLDAPWKLAVMAVYWCTINSLLEEYVWRWFVYEKCKDLTPRQTVLPILLSATFFTVHHFLALFVYLPGQLHLVLLASLGVFVGGATWSWLYLKSKNIYAAYISHVFADIIIFWIAYQIAFGG